Genomic segment of Streptomyces sp. NA02950:
GCGGCGTTTCTGCGAGGTGAGGACCGAGCGGACGACCAGGGCGCAGACGGCGACCGACGCGGCGGTGATAGCGACCGCGAGGAGCATGGAGACCAGGACGGCGCCGACTACCAGGACGACGGCGGTGCCGCCGATCACCGCGCTCGGGGTGAGCTGGACGGTGGGCCGGGACGACACGGGAGCGGCCGGGACAGCCGCGGGCGCCGGGGCCGGGGGGCGCTGTGCGATGGCGGTCGGCTCGATGGGGATCGGGATGGTGACGCCGGTCGGGGTGGGGTTGGTGGGGATCTTCGGGCGGAGCATGGTGCGTCTCCCTACTTGATGGTGGTGTCGATGACCGGGGCGAGGGTGGTGTCCGCGATGAGGTAGCCGCCGAGGAGCAGCACCAGGACGAGCCAGAGCGGGGGACGAATGAGCTTGCAGCCGAGGTAGCCGACGACGGCGAGGGCGAACCAGAGCGGGACGTTCACGGCGATTGGCTCCTATCGGGCGGTGCAGCGGTGAGTGCGGGCAGCGAGCTGGGCGGCGGAGGGGCTGGAGTAGTCGGCGGACCAGCCGCAGCGGTCGGCGGTACACACGGCGGCGTGCTTGGTGCGGGCGCGGCGGTCGCGGTAGGTGCCGATCTGCACGGGGCCGATCCGCATCACCGAGTGGAAGTGGTCACGGGCGGGCATCTTGGTCAGTCCTTTCGCTGGGTGGACGGGTCAGGATGGCGGTCGAGGATGGCGGTGGCGTTGTCGGTGTCCTGCCGGGCGGCAGCTTCGGCCAGCAGACGGGCGAGGGTCGGTCGGCCGGTGTCGGCCATGTCGCGGGCGGCGTCAAGGTGTTCGGCCGCTGTCAGCTCACGGTCGCCTCGGAAGGGGCGCATGGTGGGAGTCCCCTCAGGTGAGTTGGGCGGCGATGGCGTCGGCGAGCTGGGGCGGGACGCCGAGGCGGGCGCGAAGGGTGTCGGTGTCGATGCGGTGGCCGGTGCGGGCGTGGTGGTCGTCGGCGACCTTGCGGGCGTGGTCGACCAGTGCGGCCGGGACCGGTGGTTCAGGAGCAGGAGCCGGTTTGGCTGGCGCCGGAGCCGGATCGGGATCCGCGGTGGCCAGGGCCGGAGCTTCGGTGGCAGCGGCGACCGGCTCCGGCTCCGGTTTCGGGGCGGTTCGGGGTTCGGGTGCTGCGGGTGCCGGCGGACCCGGCTCCCGGTCCGTGGCGGAGTGGGCGAGGAGCGTTCCGCCGAGGAAGGCCAGGGCAGGCCATCCGGCGATGCCGAACCGCAGCCAGGCCGGGGGGTGGGCCAGGTCGAGGAAGCCCGCGGTGGCGACGTTGGCGCCGAGGGAGGCGAACAAGGCGATCAGGAACCAGCACCAGGCCAGCCGGGATGGGCCGGAGTTGCGCAGCCGACGCCAGGCCGCCACAAGCAGCAGGTCCACGCTGACCGGGTAGGCCCATGCCTTCCACCCGTCCTGCCCAGCAGCCGCGGCCAGGTCGTGCAGGTGGGCGAAGGACAGGGCACCGGCGATGACGGCCTGAACCAGCACGGCATCGATGCGCAGACGAGACGGCATGGCGGTCACCGGGCCAGGGGGCGGCCGTTGGCCTGGGCGATGGCGGTCAGGACCAGGTCGAGGTTGGTCGCGTCCAGGCTGCTGACGGCGTCGCCGAGCGGGATGCGGGCGGCGGTGTCGGCCAGGGATGCGGCAATGGCGAGGATGCGCAGTTCCCCGCTGGACGCGGCCAACTCTTTCGCGGCCAAGGCCTCAACGACCTTGAGCCAGTCGATGCCATACGCCTCCGGGGAAGGGCCGGAGTAGTCGATCAGGAGCAGGCCGGGCCGTTCGGCAAGACGCTTGATCCACAGGCCGTGGCCGATGAGGAGCCCGATCGCGGCACTGTGGGCCGGGGAGCCGTCCGCAGCGGCCTGGAGCGTGTCGGCCAGCTCGGCAGCGTCGACCGGTACGGGGTCGCCGTCGGTGTCCAGCCAGGGGCAGTCACGTTCGTCGTGGTCGATGCCGGTCTCGTCGCCGTCGATATCGCCGCAGTGCTCGCAGAACATCGCGGTCTCCTCTCGTTTCAGGCATGGCGGGGGTAGGGACGTGGCGCGATGCGGTCGCGCCGACCGAGGTACGGGAAGAGGTCAGGTCGTCGCCGGGGCGGCCTTGGACAGCGGCACGGGGGGCGGGGTGGCGCCCGCGGTTGCGGGACGGAAGGGGGCGAGTTCGGGCAGGTCAGGGGTGCGGTCGGCATGCTGGTTGCAGGTATTCACCGCCTGCCGGAGCGTGGTGTGCGGGGCGCGGATGCGAGACCAGCCGCCGGTCGAATCACCGGCGATCGCGACACCACGGGCCTCGGCGGGGATCTGGATCGCGGCGAGGACGGCGTCCGGGGCGATGTCGCCGAAGGCCATGTTCGCCGAGGTCTCGTCGTTGACACGGTGGGCAGTGCGGCCGGTGAGCTGGGCGCGGAGCATGGTGATGCCCTTGCCGAGTTCGGAGCCGAAGCGCTGCCCGCAGATCTCTAGATAGACCCCCGCCGCGCGGCCGAGCTGGGCCAGGCGGACCAGGGCGGTGATGATCCGGTCCCGCCGCTTCTCCTCCTCCTTGCTGGCGAAGAGGGCGAGTTCGGCCACCTCGTCGACCAAGACCACGATGGGCACCGGGCGGACGTCGTCCGGCAGATCCCAGATGTCGGCCGCGATCTCCGCATCCGGCACGGCGACACTGATGCGCTGATCGGCGCGTATGAGCTGGTAGACGGCCTCCATGTGGGTCACCAGGGCGCCGAGGAGTTCGGCGGCAGTGTCGGGGTTGTCGGCCAGCGCCGAGAACCGGCGTCCCAGCGGGAACAGCTCAACCCCCTGCTTGCAGTCGATCCCGACCAGAGCCACATCCAACGGGGCCAGCCCTGCTACCAGGTTGCGCTGATAGACGGACTTCCCTGATTCGGTGGCGCCGAGCGTGAGGGCGTGCGGGACGGCGCGGTAGTCGCGGTAGTGCACGCTGCCGTCCTCGCGCAGGGCGACCGGGACCCGCATCGGGGAGCGGTCGACCTTGGCGGGCATCTGCACCCGCTTGAGCACGTCGTAACCGGTCATTCGCACCTCGACCTCACCCGAGCGCAATTCGCGAGAGGTGACCCCGTACATCCCGAACGAGTGCCGCAGCCGATCCGACGCCGCAGCCACGTCGAAGGCATCCTGACCGGGCCGGAGCTTGAGCCGCAGCACCAGACCGGTCCGGGTGGGCTTGACGCGCAGGATGCGCGGGGCCTGGTACTCGGGTACCGGCCGGTGGCTCATACGGGCGAGCGCCAGCCGCCACCGCGAGGGCGGGACCGTCAGCCCGCAGGCGTCCATGACCGAGGTGTAGCGGATCAGGACCCGCAGGGCGGCGAAGGTGACACCGAAGGTCAACCAGTACCAGGCGGGTCGTCGCCACCGCAGAACACCCGCAGTGGCGACGACCAGCACCAGAGCGACCGTGAACGAGGTCATGGTCAGGCTGCCTCGGACTGCGCACCACCGGCGGCGAGTGAGGTGACGGCGACCGCGCGGAAGGCGATCCCGTGCCGCTTCTGCCCGTTGAACTCGTTCTCCCACGGCCGGGCGATCAGCCCGGTGAGCGCCACCGGCGTACCCATCGCCAGCTCACCGGAGATGCCGGTCTCCGGGACGGTCAGGCTCAGGATCTCGGCATTGCCGTCGAGGACGAACATCACGTCCACAGTCATCAGCGCGGCACCGGTCTCGGCATCCATCGCACGCTCGCCAGTGCGGCGGTCCTTGACCTTGGGCTGCGGGGGTTGGGCCACCATCACGGAGGCGGCGGAAGTGTCGAC
This window contains:
- a CDS encoding SpdD-like protein; its protein translation is MLRPKIPTNPTPTGVTIPIPIEPTAIAQRPPAPAPAAVPAAPVSSRPTVQLTPSAVIGGTAVVLVVGAVLVSMLLAVAITAASVAVCALVVRSVLTSQKRR
- a CDS encoding FtsK/SpoIIIE domain-containing protein; translation: MTSFTVALVLVVATAGVLRWRRPAWYWLTFGVTFAALRVLIRYTSVMDACGLTVPPSRWRLALARMSHRPVPEYQAPRILRVKPTRTGLVLRLKLRPGQDAFDVAAASDRLRHSFGMYGVTSRELRSGEVEVRMTGYDVLKRVQMPAKVDRSPMRVPVALREDGSVHYRDYRAVPHALTLGATESGKSVYQRNLVAGLAPLDVALVGIDCKQGVELFPLGRRFSALADNPDTAAELLGALVTHMEAVYQLIRADQRISVAVPDAEIAADIWDLPDDVRPVPIVVLVDEVAELALFASKEEEKRRDRIITALVRLAQLGRAAGVYLEICGQRFGSELGKGITMLRAQLTGRTAHRVNDETSANMAFGDIAPDAVLAAIQIPAEARGVAIAGDSTGGWSRIRAPHTTLRQAVNTCNQHADRTPDLPELAPFRPATAGATPPPVPLSKAAPATT
- a CDS encoding mobile element transfer protein; translation: MPARDHFHSVMRIGPVQIGTYRDRRARTKHAAVCTADRCGWSADYSSPSAAQLAARTHRCTAR
- a CDS encoding DUF2637 domain-containing protein, whose amino-acid sequence is MPSRLRIDAVLVQAVIAGALSFAHLHDLAAAAGQDGWKAWAYPVSVDLLLVAAWRRLRNSGPSRLAWCWFLIALFASLGANVATAGFLDLAHPPAWLRFGIAGWPALAFLGGTLLAHSATDREPGPPAPAAPEPRTAPKPEPEPVAAATEAPALATADPDPAPAPAKPAPAPEPPVPAALVDHARKVADDHHARTGHRIDTDTLRARLGVPPQLADAIAAQLT